From Vitis vinifera cultivar Pinot Noir 40024 chromosome 5, ASM3070453v1, the proteins below share one genomic window:
- the LOC100245620 gene encoding type I inositol polyphosphate 5-phosphatase 12 isoform X1 yields MDEHIEDDERDALAALSSSVPRRKTHSYSQQLRAGTGQKRQHQVRNHSLDEDRIPKNIERYYNHDDSDDDFHPHASVAPKSGSFSAGAGEYLSHRLDHSLCPDGPEEPPHPLPEFIGSGGGTGIFKVPVRAGVHPGRPPCLELRPHPLRETQVGKFLRTIACTETQLWAGQEAGVRVWNMTEAYEPGWGVGGRIRRGDEDAAPFFESVNISPTMCLIVDSANRLVWSGHKDGKIRSWKMDQTLEENPFKEGLSWQAHRGPVFCLTLSSYGDLWSGSEGGVIKIWPWESMEKSLSLTQEERHMAALLVERSFIDLRSQVTVNGVCNISSSDVKCLVSDKVRAKVWCAGAVSFSLWDARTRELLKVFNIEGQIENRVDVQSGTDQPVEDEMKVKFVSTSKKEKPQGFLQRSRNAIMGAADAVRRVAKGAGAFAEDNKRTEALTLTADGMIWSGCTNGFIVQWDGNGNRLQDFQHHPYGVQCFCAFGERVYVGYLSGMVQVLDLDGNLIAGWVAHSSPVIKMAIGADYIFSLATHGGIRGWNIASPGPLDTILRSELAAKETICTRRDNFKILVGTWNVGQGRASPEGLKSWLGSQATDVGIVVVGLQEVEMGAGFLAMSAAKETVGLEGSSIGQWWLDTIGKSLDEGTTFERMGSRQLAGLLIAIWVRKNLRTHAGDIDAAAVPCGFGRAIGNKGGVGLRLRVYDRIMCFVNCHLAAHLEAVNRRNADFDHIYRTMVFSRSSNLLNTAAGMVKYLFLSLSLAFLTYLFCLVSSSGLPLVLTVAAGVTTAVQMIRGSNVGGLNTEEAKPELSDADMVVFLGDFNYRLHSISYDEARDFVSQRCFDWLREKDQLRAEMKAGKVFQGMREALIRFPPTYKFERHQAGLAGYDSGEKKRIPAWCDRILYRDNRAAAVSECSLECPVVASILQYEACMEVTDSDHKPVRCKFNVEIAHVDRSVRRQEFGEIVRSEKIRTVLEEFLRVPETIVSSNSISLQNQETAILKITNKCRQDQAVFQIICEGLSTVKEEGHGSEHRPRGSYGFPRWLEVTPAAGMIKPDQFEEVSVRHEEHQTQEDSADGIPQNWWSEDTRDKEVLLVVRVRGSRSTETKTHQVSVRHTFTAAKPARIDSKSKNSKKIHGGGSINRSDFRQLSSSSDVHDDHRYLHSP; encoded by the exons ATGGACGAACACATCGAAGACGACGAACGCGACGCCTTGGCCGCCCTCAGCTCCTCCGTCCCACGCCGCAAGACCCACTCCTACAGCCAGCAGCTCCGTGCCGGCACCGGCCAAAAGCGCCAACACCAGGTCCGCAATCACAGCCTCGACGAGGACCGCATCCCCAAAAACATTGAGCGCTACTACAACCACGATGATTCCGATGATGACTTCCACCCTCACGCCTCCGTCGCCCCCAAGTCAGGCAGCTTCTCCGCCGGAGCCGGAGAGTACCTCTCCCACCGCCTCGACCATAGCCTCTGCCCCGACGGCCCCGAAGAGCCCCCCCACCCCCTCCCGGAGTTTATTGGTAGCGGTGGCGGCACTGGCATCTTCAAGGTCCCCGTCCGCGCCGGAGTCCACCCGGGTCGGCCGCCCTGTCTCGAGCTGAGGCCTCATCCGCTGAGGGAGACTCAGGTTGGGAAATTCCTGAGGACCATTGCTTGTACGGAAACCCAGTTGTGGGCTGGTCAGGAAGCTGGGGTTAGGGTTTGGAATATGACTGAGGCCTATGAGCCTGGTTGGGGGGTTGGAGGCAGAATCCGGAGGGGAGATGAAGATGCGGCCCCTTTTTTCGAGTCCGTCAACATATCGCCCACCATGTGTTTGATCGTTGATTCTGCGAATAGGTTGGTTTGGAGCGGGCACAAGGATGGGAAAATTAGGTCTTGGAAAATGGATCAGACTTTGGAGGAAAACCCTTTCAAGGAGGGTTTGTCATGGCAGGCGCATCGGGGCCCTGTTTTCTGCTTGACTCTATCATCTTATG GGGATCTATGGTCAGGTTCTGAGGGTGGTGTTATTAAAATCTGGCCATGGGAATCCATGGAAAAATCTCTTTCTTTAACACAAGAGGAAAGACACATGGCTGCTCTACTAGTGGAGAGGTCATTCATTGATCTCAGAAGCCAAGTCACTGTCAATGGTGTCTGTAATATATCTTCTTCAGATGTCAAATGTTTGGTATCAGATAAAGTTAGAGCTAAAGTATGGTGTGCTGGAGCTGTGTCCTTCTCACTATG GGATGCTCGGACGAGGGAACTCTTGAAGGTATTTAATATAGAAGGTCAGATAGAGAATCGAGTTGATGTGCAATCAGGCACAGATCAACCGGTGGAAGATGAGATGAAGGTCAAGTTTGTTTCCACATCAAAAAAAGAGAAGCCCCAGGGGTTTTTGCAAAGGTCCCGTAATGCTATAATGGGAGCTGCAGACGCTGTTCGCAGAGTTGCTAAGGGGGCAGGGGCATTTGcagaagacaacaaaagaacTGAGGCGTTAACACTCACTGCAGATGGAATGATTTGGAGTGGCTGCACTAATGGCTTCATTGTGCAGTGGGATGGAAATGGCAATCGTTTGCAGGATTTCCAGCACCATCCTTATGGTGTTCAATGCTTTTGCGCATTTGGGGAACGAGTATATGTTGGATATTTGAGTGGTATGGTCCAAGTGTTGGACCTTGATGGAAACCTGATTGCAGGATGGGTTGCTCACAGTAGTCCAGTGATAAAAATGGCCATTGGAGCTGATTATATATTCAGCTTGGCTACTCATGGTGGCATACGTGGATGGAACATTGCATCTCCAGGACCTCTTGACACTATATTGAGATCAGAACTGGCAGCGAAAGAAACAATATGCACAAGACGAGATAATTTTAAGATCTTAGTTGGCACATGGAATGTTGGTCAGGGAAGAGCTTCCCCTGAAGGACTTAAATCATGGTTGGGTTCTCAAGCAACAGATGTTGGCATTGTTGTTGTTGGGTTGCAAGAAGTGGAAATGGGGGCTGGTTTTCTCGCCATGTCTGCTGCGAAAGAAACC GTTGGACTTGAAGGGAGTTCTATTGGGCAATGGTGGCTGGACACAATAGGAAAGAGCTTAGATGAAGGAACTACCTTTGAGCGCATGGGCTCTAGGCAGCTGGCAGGCTTGCTCATAGCTATATG GGTAAGAAAGAACCTTAGAACACATGCTGGAGACATTGATGCTGCAGCAGTTCCATGTGGGTTTGGTCGTGCAATTGGTAATAAG GGAGGTGTAGGTTTGAGGCTACGAGTCTATGATCGGATAATGTGCTTTGTTAACTGTCATTTAGCTGCACATTTGGAGGCAGTCAATCGTCGCAATGctgattttgatcatatctATCGGACCATGGTTTTCAGCCGGTCATCAAACCTGCTCAACACTGCAGCTGGTATGGTGAAATACCTGTTTTTGTCTTTGTCTCTTGCCTTCCTCACATATTTATTTTGCCTGGTTTCTTCTTCTGGCTTGCCTTTGGTCCTCACTGTTGCAGCTGGTGTCACAACTGCCGTTCAAATGATTCGGGGTTCAAAT GTTGGCGGTCTCAACACTGAAGAGGCGAAGCCAGAGCTCTCTGATGCAGACATGGTTGTGTTTCTTGGTGATTTTAATTACCGGCTTCATAGTATATCTTATGACGAAGCAAGGGACTTTGTTTCCCAAAGATGCTTTGACTGGCTTAGAGAAAAGGATCAGCTAAGGGCTGAGATGAAGGCAGGGAAGGTTTTCCAGGGAATGCGTGAGGCACTCATCAGATTCCCTCCAACCTATAAATTTGAAAGGCACCAGGCTGGTTTAGCAG GGTATGATTCCGGAGAAAAGAAGCGAATTCCTGCCTGGTGTGACAGAATATTATATCGTGACAACCGGGCTGCTGCAGTGTCAGAGTGCAGTTTAGAGTGCCCTGTAGTTGCTTCAATTTTACA GTATGAAGCTTGCATGGAGGTGACTGATAGCGATCACAAGCCTGTACGTTGTAAATTTAATGTTGAAATCGCCCATGTTGATAGATCAGTAAGGAGACAGGAGTTTGGAGAGATAGTCAGATCTGAGAAAATCAGAACTGTGCTTGAAGAATTTCTTCGTGTTCCAGAAACCATTGTTAGCTCTAACAGCATAAGCCTTCAAAACCAGGAGACAGCAATTCTAAAAATCACCAACAAATGTAGGCAGGACCAGGCTGTGTTTCAGATCATTTGTGAAGGCTTGTCCACAGTCAAGGAGGAAGGACATGGATCTGAGCATCGTCCAAGAGGGTCCTATGGCTTTCCTAGATGGCTTGAG GTCACACCAGCAGCGGGCATGATAAAACCTGATCAGTTTGAGGAGGTTTCAGTCCGCCATGAAGAACACCAGACACAGGAAGACTCTGCTGATGGCATCCCCCAGAACTGGTGGTCTGAAGACACCCGAGATAAGGAAGTGCTTTTAGTGGTGAGAGTCAGAGGAAGTCGCTCAACTGAGACAAAAACTCACCAAGTGAGCGTGCGCCACACCTTCACTGCTGCTAAGCCAGCCCGTATAGACTCAAAATCCAAAAACTCTAAAAAGATCCATGGAGGAGGCTCCATTAACCGGTCTGACTTCAGGCAGCTCAGCAGCTCCTCTGATGTCCATGATGATCATCGATATTTGCATAGCCCCTGA
- the LOC100245620 gene encoding type I inositol polyphosphate 5-phosphatase 12 isoform X3, whose protein sequence is MDEHIEDDERDALAALSSSVPRRKTHSYSQQLRAGTGQKRQHQVRNHSLDEDRIPKNIERYYNHDDSDDDFHPHASVAPKSGSFSAGAGEYLSHRLDHSLCPDGPEEPPHPLPEFIGSGGGTGIFKVPVRAGVHPGRPPCLELRPHPLRETQVGKFLRTIACTETQLWAGQEAGVRVWNMTEAYEPGWGVGGRIRRGDEDAAPFFESVNISPTMCLIVDSANRLVWSGHKDGKIRSWKMDQTLEENPFKEGLSWQAHRGPVFCLTLSSYGDLWSGSEGGVIKIWPWESMEKSLSLTQEERHMAALLVERSFIDLRSQVTVNGVCNISSSDVKCLVSDKVRAKVWCAGAVSFSLWDARTRELLKVFNIEGQIENRVDVQSGTDQPVEDEMKVKFVSTSKKEKPQGFLQRSRNAIMGAADAVRRVAKGAGAFAEDNKRTEALTLTADGMIWSGCTNGFIVQWDGNGNRLQDFQHHPYGVQCFCAFGERVYVGYLSGMVQVLDLDGNLIAGWVAHSSPVIKMAIGADYIFSLATHGGIRGWNIASPGPLDTILRSELAAKETICTRRDNFKILVGTWNVGQGRASPEGLKSWLGSQATDVGIVVVGLQEVEMGAGFLAMSAAKETVGLEGSSIGQWWLDTIGKSLDEGTTFERMGSRQLAGLLIAIWVRKNLRTHAGDIDAAAVPCGFGRAIGNKGGVGLRLRVYDRIMCFVNCHLAAHLEAVNRRNADFDHIYRTMVFSRSSNLLNTAAGMVKYLFLSLSLAFLTYLFCLVSSSGLPLVLTVAAGVTTAVQMIRGSNVGGLNTEEAKPELSDADMVVFLGDFNYRLHSISYDEARDFVSQRCFDWLREKDQLRAEMKAGKVFQGMREALIRFPPTYKFERHQAGLAGYDSGEKKRIPAWCDRILYRDNRAAAVSECSLECPVVASILQYEACMEVTDSDHKPVRCKFNVEIAHVDRSVRRQEFGEIVRSEKIRTVLEEFLRVPETIVSSNSISLQNQETAILKITNKCRQDQAVFQIICEGLSTVKEEGHGSEHRPRGSYGFPRWLENG, encoded by the exons ATGGACGAACACATCGAAGACGACGAACGCGACGCCTTGGCCGCCCTCAGCTCCTCCGTCCCACGCCGCAAGACCCACTCCTACAGCCAGCAGCTCCGTGCCGGCACCGGCCAAAAGCGCCAACACCAGGTCCGCAATCACAGCCTCGACGAGGACCGCATCCCCAAAAACATTGAGCGCTACTACAACCACGATGATTCCGATGATGACTTCCACCCTCACGCCTCCGTCGCCCCCAAGTCAGGCAGCTTCTCCGCCGGAGCCGGAGAGTACCTCTCCCACCGCCTCGACCATAGCCTCTGCCCCGACGGCCCCGAAGAGCCCCCCCACCCCCTCCCGGAGTTTATTGGTAGCGGTGGCGGCACTGGCATCTTCAAGGTCCCCGTCCGCGCCGGAGTCCACCCGGGTCGGCCGCCCTGTCTCGAGCTGAGGCCTCATCCGCTGAGGGAGACTCAGGTTGGGAAATTCCTGAGGACCATTGCTTGTACGGAAACCCAGTTGTGGGCTGGTCAGGAAGCTGGGGTTAGGGTTTGGAATATGACTGAGGCCTATGAGCCTGGTTGGGGGGTTGGAGGCAGAATCCGGAGGGGAGATGAAGATGCGGCCCCTTTTTTCGAGTCCGTCAACATATCGCCCACCATGTGTTTGATCGTTGATTCTGCGAATAGGTTGGTTTGGAGCGGGCACAAGGATGGGAAAATTAGGTCTTGGAAAATGGATCAGACTTTGGAGGAAAACCCTTTCAAGGAGGGTTTGTCATGGCAGGCGCATCGGGGCCCTGTTTTCTGCTTGACTCTATCATCTTATG GGGATCTATGGTCAGGTTCTGAGGGTGGTGTTATTAAAATCTGGCCATGGGAATCCATGGAAAAATCTCTTTCTTTAACACAAGAGGAAAGACACATGGCTGCTCTACTAGTGGAGAGGTCATTCATTGATCTCAGAAGCCAAGTCACTGTCAATGGTGTCTGTAATATATCTTCTTCAGATGTCAAATGTTTGGTATCAGATAAAGTTAGAGCTAAAGTATGGTGTGCTGGAGCTGTGTCCTTCTCACTATG GGATGCTCGGACGAGGGAACTCTTGAAGGTATTTAATATAGAAGGTCAGATAGAGAATCGAGTTGATGTGCAATCAGGCACAGATCAACCGGTGGAAGATGAGATGAAGGTCAAGTTTGTTTCCACATCAAAAAAAGAGAAGCCCCAGGGGTTTTTGCAAAGGTCCCGTAATGCTATAATGGGAGCTGCAGACGCTGTTCGCAGAGTTGCTAAGGGGGCAGGGGCATTTGcagaagacaacaaaagaacTGAGGCGTTAACACTCACTGCAGATGGAATGATTTGGAGTGGCTGCACTAATGGCTTCATTGTGCAGTGGGATGGAAATGGCAATCGTTTGCAGGATTTCCAGCACCATCCTTATGGTGTTCAATGCTTTTGCGCATTTGGGGAACGAGTATATGTTGGATATTTGAGTGGTATGGTCCAAGTGTTGGACCTTGATGGAAACCTGATTGCAGGATGGGTTGCTCACAGTAGTCCAGTGATAAAAATGGCCATTGGAGCTGATTATATATTCAGCTTGGCTACTCATGGTGGCATACGTGGATGGAACATTGCATCTCCAGGACCTCTTGACACTATATTGAGATCAGAACTGGCAGCGAAAGAAACAATATGCACAAGACGAGATAATTTTAAGATCTTAGTTGGCACATGGAATGTTGGTCAGGGAAGAGCTTCCCCTGAAGGACTTAAATCATGGTTGGGTTCTCAAGCAACAGATGTTGGCATTGTTGTTGTTGGGTTGCAAGAAGTGGAAATGGGGGCTGGTTTTCTCGCCATGTCTGCTGCGAAAGAAACC GTTGGACTTGAAGGGAGTTCTATTGGGCAATGGTGGCTGGACACAATAGGAAAGAGCTTAGATGAAGGAACTACCTTTGAGCGCATGGGCTCTAGGCAGCTGGCAGGCTTGCTCATAGCTATATG GGTAAGAAAGAACCTTAGAACACATGCTGGAGACATTGATGCTGCAGCAGTTCCATGTGGGTTTGGTCGTGCAATTGGTAATAAG GGAGGTGTAGGTTTGAGGCTACGAGTCTATGATCGGATAATGTGCTTTGTTAACTGTCATTTAGCTGCACATTTGGAGGCAGTCAATCGTCGCAATGctgattttgatcatatctATCGGACCATGGTTTTCAGCCGGTCATCAAACCTGCTCAACACTGCAGCTGGTATGGTGAAATACCTGTTTTTGTCTTTGTCTCTTGCCTTCCTCACATATTTATTTTGCCTGGTTTCTTCTTCTGGCTTGCCTTTGGTCCTCACTGTTGCAGCTGGTGTCACAACTGCCGTTCAAATGATTCGGGGTTCAAAT GTTGGCGGTCTCAACACTGAAGAGGCGAAGCCAGAGCTCTCTGATGCAGACATGGTTGTGTTTCTTGGTGATTTTAATTACCGGCTTCATAGTATATCTTATGACGAAGCAAGGGACTTTGTTTCCCAAAGATGCTTTGACTGGCTTAGAGAAAAGGATCAGCTAAGGGCTGAGATGAAGGCAGGGAAGGTTTTCCAGGGAATGCGTGAGGCACTCATCAGATTCCCTCCAACCTATAAATTTGAAAGGCACCAGGCTGGTTTAGCAG GGTATGATTCCGGAGAAAAGAAGCGAATTCCTGCCTGGTGTGACAGAATATTATATCGTGACAACCGGGCTGCTGCAGTGTCAGAGTGCAGTTTAGAGTGCCCTGTAGTTGCTTCAATTTTACA GTATGAAGCTTGCATGGAGGTGACTGATAGCGATCACAAGCCTGTACGTTGTAAATTTAATGTTGAAATCGCCCATGTTGATAGATCAGTAAGGAGACAGGAGTTTGGAGAGATAGTCAGATCTGAGAAAATCAGAACTGTGCTTGAAGAATTTCTTCGTGTTCCAGAAACCATTGTTAGCTCTAACAGCATAAGCCTTCAAAACCAGGAGACAGCAATTCTAAAAATCACCAACAAATGTAGGCAGGACCAGGCTGTGTTTCAGATCATTTGTGAAGGCTTGTCCACAGTCAAGGAGGAAGGACATGGATCTGAGCATCGTCCAAGAGGGTCCTATGGCTTTCCTAGATGGCTTGAG AATGGCTGA
- the LOC100245620 gene encoding type I inositol polyphosphate 5-phosphatase 12 isoform X2 — protein MDEHIEDDERDALAALSSSVPRRKTHSYSQQLRAGTGQKRQHQVRNHSLDEDRIPKNIERYYNHDDSDDDFHPHASVAPKSGSFSAGAGEYLSHRLDHSLCPDGPEEPPHPLPEFIGSGGGTGIFKVPVRAGVHPGRPPCLELRPHPLRETQVGKFLRTIACTETQLWAGQEAGVRVWNMTEAYEPGWGVGGRIRRGDEDAAPFFESVNISPTMCLIVDSANRLVWSGHKDGKIRSWKMDQTLEENPFKEGLSWQAHRGPVFCLTLSSYGDLWSGSEGGVIKIWPWESMEKSLSLTQEERHMAALLVERSFIDLRSQVTVNGVCNISSSDVKCLVSDKVRAKVWCAGAVSFSLWDARTRELLKVFNIEGQIENRVDVQSGTDQPVEDEMKVKFVSTSKKEKPQGFLQRSRNAIMGAADAVRRVAKGAGAFAEDNKRTEALTLTADGMIWSGCTNGFIVQWDGNGNRLQDFQHHPYGVQCFCAFGERVYVGYLSGMVQVLDLDGNLIAGWVAHSSPVIKMAIGADYIFSLATHGGIRGWNIASPGPLDTILRSELAAKETICTRRDNFKILVGTWNVGQGRASPEGLKSWLGSQATDVGIVVVGLQEVEMGAGFLAMSAAKETVGLEGSSIGQWWLDTIGKSLDEGTTFERMGSRQLAGLLIAIWVRKNLRTHAGDIDAAAVPCGFGRAIGNKGGVGLRLRVYDRIMCFVNCHLAAHLEAVNRRNADFDHIYRTMVFSRSSNLLNTAAAGVTTAVQMIRGSNVGGLNTEEAKPELSDADMVVFLGDFNYRLHSISYDEARDFVSQRCFDWLREKDQLRAEMKAGKVFQGMREALIRFPPTYKFERHQAGLAGYDSGEKKRIPAWCDRILYRDNRAAAVSECSLECPVVASILQYEACMEVTDSDHKPVRCKFNVEIAHVDRSVRRQEFGEIVRSEKIRTVLEEFLRVPETIVSSNSISLQNQETAILKITNKCRQDQAVFQIICEGLSTVKEEGHGSEHRPRGSYGFPRWLEVTPAAGMIKPDQFEEVSVRHEEHQTQEDSADGIPQNWWSEDTRDKEVLLVVRVRGSRSTETKTHQVSVRHTFTAAKPARIDSKSKNSKKIHGGGSINRSDFRQLSSSSDVHDDHRYLHSP, from the exons ATGGACGAACACATCGAAGACGACGAACGCGACGCCTTGGCCGCCCTCAGCTCCTCCGTCCCACGCCGCAAGACCCACTCCTACAGCCAGCAGCTCCGTGCCGGCACCGGCCAAAAGCGCCAACACCAGGTCCGCAATCACAGCCTCGACGAGGACCGCATCCCCAAAAACATTGAGCGCTACTACAACCACGATGATTCCGATGATGACTTCCACCCTCACGCCTCCGTCGCCCCCAAGTCAGGCAGCTTCTCCGCCGGAGCCGGAGAGTACCTCTCCCACCGCCTCGACCATAGCCTCTGCCCCGACGGCCCCGAAGAGCCCCCCCACCCCCTCCCGGAGTTTATTGGTAGCGGTGGCGGCACTGGCATCTTCAAGGTCCCCGTCCGCGCCGGAGTCCACCCGGGTCGGCCGCCCTGTCTCGAGCTGAGGCCTCATCCGCTGAGGGAGACTCAGGTTGGGAAATTCCTGAGGACCATTGCTTGTACGGAAACCCAGTTGTGGGCTGGTCAGGAAGCTGGGGTTAGGGTTTGGAATATGACTGAGGCCTATGAGCCTGGTTGGGGGGTTGGAGGCAGAATCCGGAGGGGAGATGAAGATGCGGCCCCTTTTTTCGAGTCCGTCAACATATCGCCCACCATGTGTTTGATCGTTGATTCTGCGAATAGGTTGGTTTGGAGCGGGCACAAGGATGGGAAAATTAGGTCTTGGAAAATGGATCAGACTTTGGAGGAAAACCCTTTCAAGGAGGGTTTGTCATGGCAGGCGCATCGGGGCCCTGTTTTCTGCTTGACTCTATCATCTTATG GGGATCTATGGTCAGGTTCTGAGGGTGGTGTTATTAAAATCTGGCCATGGGAATCCATGGAAAAATCTCTTTCTTTAACACAAGAGGAAAGACACATGGCTGCTCTACTAGTGGAGAGGTCATTCATTGATCTCAGAAGCCAAGTCACTGTCAATGGTGTCTGTAATATATCTTCTTCAGATGTCAAATGTTTGGTATCAGATAAAGTTAGAGCTAAAGTATGGTGTGCTGGAGCTGTGTCCTTCTCACTATG GGATGCTCGGACGAGGGAACTCTTGAAGGTATTTAATATAGAAGGTCAGATAGAGAATCGAGTTGATGTGCAATCAGGCACAGATCAACCGGTGGAAGATGAGATGAAGGTCAAGTTTGTTTCCACATCAAAAAAAGAGAAGCCCCAGGGGTTTTTGCAAAGGTCCCGTAATGCTATAATGGGAGCTGCAGACGCTGTTCGCAGAGTTGCTAAGGGGGCAGGGGCATTTGcagaagacaacaaaagaacTGAGGCGTTAACACTCACTGCAGATGGAATGATTTGGAGTGGCTGCACTAATGGCTTCATTGTGCAGTGGGATGGAAATGGCAATCGTTTGCAGGATTTCCAGCACCATCCTTATGGTGTTCAATGCTTTTGCGCATTTGGGGAACGAGTATATGTTGGATATTTGAGTGGTATGGTCCAAGTGTTGGACCTTGATGGAAACCTGATTGCAGGATGGGTTGCTCACAGTAGTCCAGTGATAAAAATGGCCATTGGAGCTGATTATATATTCAGCTTGGCTACTCATGGTGGCATACGTGGATGGAACATTGCATCTCCAGGACCTCTTGACACTATATTGAGATCAGAACTGGCAGCGAAAGAAACAATATGCACAAGACGAGATAATTTTAAGATCTTAGTTGGCACATGGAATGTTGGTCAGGGAAGAGCTTCCCCTGAAGGACTTAAATCATGGTTGGGTTCTCAAGCAACAGATGTTGGCATTGTTGTTGTTGGGTTGCAAGAAGTGGAAATGGGGGCTGGTTTTCTCGCCATGTCTGCTGCGAAAGAAACC GTTGGACTTGAAGGGAGTTCTATTGGGCAATGGTGGCTGGACACAATAGGAAAGAGCTTAGATGAAGGAACTACCTTTGAGCGCATGGGCTCTAGGCAGCTGGCAGGCTTGCTCATAGCTATATG GGTAAGAAAGAACCTTAGAACACATGCTGGAGACATTGATGCTGCAGCAGTTCCATGTGGGTTTGGTCGTGCAATTGGTAATAAG GGAGGTGTAGGTTTGAGGCTACGAGTCTATGATCGGATAATGTGCTTTGTTAACTGTCATTTAGCTGCACATTTGGAGGCAGTCAATCGTCGCAATGctgattttgatcatatctATCGGACCATGGTTTTCAGCCGGTCATCAAACCTGCTCAACACTGCAGCTG CTGGTGTCACAACTGCCGTTCAAATGATTCGGGGTTCAAAT GTTGGCGGTCTCAACACTGAAGAGGCGAAGCCAGAGCTCTCTGATGCAGACATGGTTGTGTTTCTTGGTGATTTTAATTACCGGCTTCATAGTATATCTTATGACGAAGCAAGGGACTTTGTTTCCCAAAGATGCTTTGACTGGCTTAGAGAAAAGGATCAGCTAAGGGCTGAGATGAAGGCAGGGAAGGTTTTCCAGGGAATGCGTGAGGCACTCATCAGATTCCCTCCAACCTATAAATTTGAAAGGCACCAGGCTGGTTTAGCAG GGTATGATTCCGGAGAAAAGAAGCGAATTCCTGCCTGGTGTGACAGAATATTATATCGTGACAACCGGGCTGCTGCAGTGTCAGAGTGCAGTTTAGAGTGCCCTGTAGTTGCTTCAATTTTACA GTATGAAGCTTGCATGGAGGTGACTGATAGCGATCACAAGCCTGTACGTTGTAAATTTAATGTTGAAATCGCCCATGTTGATAGATCAGTAAGGAGACAGGAGTTTGGAGAGATAGTCAGATCTGAGAAAATCAGAACTGTGCTTGAAGAATTTCTTCGTGTTCCAGAAACCATTGTTAGCTCTAACAGCATAAGCCTTCAAAACCAGGAGACAGCAATTCTAAAAATCACCAACAAATGTAGGCAGGACCAGGCTGTGTTTCAGATCATTTGTGAAGGCTTGTCCACAGTCAAGGAGGAAGGACATGGATCTGAGCATCGTCCAAGAGGGTCCTATGGCTTTCCTAGATGGCTTGAG GTCACACCAGCAGCGGGCATGATAAAACCTGATCAGTTTGAGGAGGTTTCAGTCCGCCATGAAGAACACCAGACACAGGAAGACTCTGCTGATGGCATCCCCCAGAACTGGTGGTCTGAAGACACCCGAGATAAGGAAGTGCTTTTAGTGGTGAGAGTCAGAGGAAGTCGCTCAACTGAGACAAAAACTCACCAAGTGAGCGTGCGCCACACCTTCACTGCTGCTAAGCCAGCCCGTATAGACTCAAAATCCAAAAACTCTAAAAAGATCCATGGAGGAGGCTCCATTAACCGGTCTGACTTCAGGCAGCTCAGCAGCTCCTCTGATGTCCATGATGATCATCGATATTTGCATAGCCCCTGA
- the LOC100267940 gene encoding probable thiol methyltransferase 2, translating to MGLCVPSGRISGGVCGLLSGRSLTWAKNLGVSTTQLRMSNNGSSIESNPKVQKLNQIIGSDSAGGWEKSWQQGHTPWDLGKPTPIIQHLHQTGTLPSGKTLVPGCGCGYDVVTIACPERFVVGLDISDSAIKKAKELSSSLWNANHFTFLKEDFFTWNPTELFDLIFDYTFFCAIEPDMRSVWAKRMRHLLKPDGELLTLMFPISDHAGGPPYKVSVADYEEVLHPMGFKAVSIVDNKMAIGPRKGREKLGRWKRTPSKSLL from the exons ATGGGACTTTGTGTACCCTCCGGGAGGATCAGCGGCGGTGTCTGTGGCCTCCTGAGCGGCCGTAGTCTGACGTGGGCGAAGAATCTGGGAGTTTCTACAACACAATTGCGCATGTCGAACAACGGCAGCAGCATAGAATCGAACCCAAAggttcaaaaattaaatcaaatcatcGGAAGCGACTCCGCTG GTGGTTGGGAAAAGAGCTGGCAGCAAGGACATACTCCATGGGATTTGGGAAAGccaacacctataattcaacaCCTTCATCAGACTGGAACCCTTCCCAGTGGCAAGACTTTGGTCCCTGGTTGTGGCTGT GGTTATGATGTGGTAACAATTGCATGCCCTGAACGTTTTGTTGTGGGGTTGGACATATCAGACAGTGCCatcaagaaagcaaaagag TTATCTTCCTCATTATGGAATGCAAATCATTTCACATTTTTAAAGGAGGACTTCTTCACTTGGAATCCCACTGAGTTGTTTGATCTGATTTTTGATTATAC GTTTTTTTGTGCAATTGAACCAGACATGAGATCAGTGTGGGCCAAACGAATGCGACATTTGTTAAAACCAGATGGAGAGCTCTTGACACTGATGTTTCCG ATCAGTGATCATGCTGGTGGACCCCCATATAAAGTATCTGTAGCCGA TTATGAAGAAGTGCTGCATCCAATGGGATTTAAAGCAGTTTCCATTGTGGACAACAAGATGGCTATTGGACCTCGCAAG GGAAGAGAGAAACTTGGACGGTGGAAAAGGACTCCAAGCAAATCCTTACTATGA